In a single window of the Methanolobus psychrophilus R15 genome:
- a CDS encoding ferrous iron transport protein B, which translates to MTKKITVALAGNPNVGKTSIFNAITGSRQHVGNWPGVTVERKMGKRIYKDIEMEIVDLPGTYSLTTYSLDEIIARDFLIEEKPDIVVQVIDATNLERNLYLSTQLMELGVKLVIALNMKDLALAKGNRIDEEKIQEFLDVPVIPTIASKGTGIESLLDAIIEEASKARTNDDPLSYDEATEGMVHELEMILKSDQYFAHYPSRWFSIKLLEGDENIIKKAQESEKYTQIREILRKTDADNFETKIADQRYSTIQAMLRQVCDINTCQLSGSDMVDRVVTNKLLGIPIFLALMWAAFELTFTFATPFMNMIDIFFGWLAGATAEVISTEWLASLVGDGIIAGIGSVLIFLPNILLLFFMLSLMEDSGYMARAAFIMDRVMGKIGLHGKSFIPLIMGFGCNVPAIMATRTIEDPRDRLITILVAPFISCGARLPVYVLLAGAFFGRDAGIVIFGLYALGILVAVLSAKLMRTTVLRGEDAPFIMELPDYRLPTLKGSFIHMWERAKIYLKKAGGIILIGVVGVWLLASIPAPGSGGVFGSEEIYGSTDSLVGVIGHLIEPLVAPLGFDWRIAVALVFGIVAKEIVVGSMGVLYGAGEDEQNLSAILAAGAMTPLAGLGLMVFTLLYVPCFACIGVIKRETGSWKWTLFQLVYGTGLAWVFAFTLYQIGSRIGFLT; encoded by the coding sequence ATGACAAAAAAAATAACAGTAGCCCTTGCGGGGAATCCGAATGTTGGGAAAACCTCCATATTCAATGCAATAACGGGCTCAAGGCAACACGTTGGTAACTGGCCCGGTGTGACCGTTGAAAGGAAAATGGGAAAAAGGATCTACAAGGACATTGAGATGGAGATCGTAGACCTTCCCGGAACATATAGCCTTACAACATATTCCCTGGACGAGATAATTGCGCGCGACTTCCTGATAGAGGAAAAGCCGGACATTGTAGTACAGGTCATAGATGCAACGAACCTTGAGAGGAATCTTTACCTGTCGACCCAGTTGATGGAACTGGGCGTGAAACTGGTAATTGCACTCAATATGAAAGACCTTGCCCTTGCAAAAGGAAACAGGATCGATGAGGAAAAGATACAGGAATTCCTGGATGTGCCGGTGATACCTACAATCGCAAGCAAAGGTACTGGTATTGAGAGCCTGCTGGATGCCATTATAGAAGAGGCATCTAAGGCCAGGACAAATGATGATCCATTAAGTTATGACGAAGCGACAGAGGGCATGGTACATGAACTTGAGATGATCCTTAAAAGTGACCAGTACTTTGCACATTACCCTTCAAGATGGTTCAGCATAAAGTTACTTGAAGGTGACGAAAATATAATCAAAAAAGCACAGGAGAGTGAGAAATATACTCAGATCAGGGAGATACTCAGGAAGACGGATGCAGATAATTTTGAAACAAAGATCGCAGACCAGCGGTATAGTACTATCCAGGCCATGTTGAGACAGGTATGTGATATCAACACATGCCAGCTCAGTGGTTCAGATATGGTTGACCGTGTTGTGACAAACAAACTACTGGGAATCCCTATATTTCTTGCATTGATGTGGGCGGCGTTTGAATTAACATTCACATTTGCCACTCCGTTCATGAACATGATTGATATCTTCTTCGGATGGCTTGCGGGTGCAACTGCCGAAGTTATCAGCACAGAGTGGCTGGCTTCCCTTGTAGGCGACGGCATCATTGCAGGCATCGGGTCCGTGCTAATATTCCTTCCCAATATACTGCTGCTCTTCTTCATGCTCTCCCTTATGGAAGATAGCGGATACATGGCAAGGGCGGCATTCATTATGGACAGGGTCATGGGAAAGATAGGGCTTCATGGAAAATCCTTTATTCCCCTGATAATGGGATTTGGATGTAACGTGCCTGCGATAATGGCAACAAGGACTATCGAGGACCCGCGGGACAGGTTGATCACTATACTTGTCGCTCCATTCATATCCTGCGGTGCAAGATTGCCTGTTTACGTGCTCCTGGCCGGGGCATTCTTCGGGAGAGATGCGGGGATCGTAATTTTCGGGCTCTATGCACTTGGAATACTGGTTGCAGTGCTAAGTGCAAAGCTCATGAGGACAACAGTCCTCAGGGGAGAAGATGCACCTTTCATCATGGAACTTCCCGATTACCGCCTGCCTACTCTTAAAGGCAGTTTCATACACATGTGGGAAAGAGCTAAAATATACCTGAAAAAGGCTGGCGGGATAATACTTATCGGTGTTGTAGGTGTATGGCTGCTGGCATCCATTCCTGCACCTGGTAGTGGCGGAGTCTTCGGGTCTGAAGAAATATACGGCAGCACCGATTCACTTGTAGGAGTGATAGGACACCTGATAGAGCCTTTAGTAGCACCCCTTGGATTTGACTGGAGGATAGCTGTTGCACTGGTGTTTGGTATTGTTGCCAAGGAGATAGTCGTAGGATCCATGGGCGTGCTCTACGGAGCCGGGGAGGACGAACAGAACCTGTCCGCTATCCTGGCAGCCGGAGCAATGACACCCCTTGCAGGACTTGGACTCATGGTGTTCACTCTTCTCTACGTGCCTTGCTTTGCCTGTATAGGCGTTATAAAAAGAGAGACAGGGTCATGGAAATGGACACTTTTCCAGCTTGTATACGGAACAGGGCTGGCATGGGTCTTTGCATTTACTCTGTATCAGATAGGAAGCCGAATAGGTTTCCTTACTTGA
- a CDS encoding cobyric acid synthase, protein MADGKKAKKLLVLGTASDVGKSIMVTGLCKVLSRKYKVAPFKAQNMSLNSWITKDGKEIGIAQAIQAKAAGVEPTADMNPVLLKPKGDRTSQVIVLGEPYADKSAGNYYDSIEEMHGVLRGALERLESEYELIVMEGAGGAAEINLYDRDIVNVGTARITGAPIILVGDIESGGVFASLYGTKALLPEDISRNIRGFVINKFRGDPAILEPGLRQLEELTGVPVLGVLPYYNLKIPSEDSMAIRKKKKGQEKQENINDVDIAIIRLPRISNFTDFEPLEKIARVRYVNPDEDLGKPDCIIIPGTKNTVSDLLDLKESGMDVRIRALHGKIPIFGICGGYQMLGRTIHDSGVENGIEADYEGLGLLDTETSFGEYKKMTTQVRKEVVAEGPIFKHIKGQEVWGYEIHMGTTKTPKTVFGNDGSIDDSGTVVGTYLHGLFENANVRHALMIYLAEKKGVEYIPEVVTTEEEAYEELAGVVESCLDMKKIYEMIEEQDQR, encoded by the coding sequence ATGGCAGACGGTAAAAAAGCAAAGAAACTATTGGTCCTTGGTACTGCATCAGACGTCGGAAAGAGCATTATGGTCACAGGGCTTTGCAAGGTCCTTTCCCGTAAATACAAGGTTGCACCTTTCAAGGCACAGAATATGAGCCTGAACTCCTGGATAACAAAAGACGGCAAAGAAATAGGTATCGCCCAGGCAATACAAGCCAAGGCAGCCGGTGTAGAGCCCACTGCCGATATGAACCCGGTCCTTCTGAAACCCAAAGGAGACAGGACATCACAGGTGATAGTACTGGGCGAGCCATACGCCGACAAGTCTGCAGGCAATTATTATGATTCCATTGAGGAAATGCACGGTGTCCTCCGGGGGGCGCTTGAAAGACTGGAATCCGAATATGAGCTGATAGTAATGGAAGGTGCGGGAGGAGCAGCCGAGATAAACCTCTATGACCGCGACATCGTTAACGTGGGCACAGCCAGGATAACCGGCGCACCCATCATACTTGTAGGCGATATTGAGTCAGGAGGCGTCTTTGCAAGCCTCTATGGCACCAAGGCTCTGCTTCCCGAGGACATTAGCAGGAACATCAGAGGATTTGTCATTAACAAATTCAGGGGCGACCCTGCCATACTCGAGCCGGGACTCCGGCAGCTTGAAGAGCTGACAGGTGTGCCTGTGCTTGGCGTGTTGCCATATTACAACCTCAAGATACCTTCCGAGGACTCCATGGCTATACGCAAGAAGAAGAAAGGCCAGGAAAAACAGGAAAATATCAACGATGTTGACATTGCCATCATCCGCCTGCCCAGAATATCAAACTTCACTGATTTCGAACCCCTTGAGAAGATAGCACGCGTAAGGTATGTCAATCCTGATGAGGACCTCGGGAAGCCGGACTGCATAATCATCCCCGGCACAAAGAACACTGTGAGCGACTTGCTGGACCTGAAGGAAAGTGGCATGGATGTACGGATACGCGCCCTGCACGGTAAGATACCTATATTCGGTATATGTGGCGGGTACCAGATGCTTGGCAGGACCATACACGACTCCGGAGTGGAGAACGGGATAGAAGCTGATTACGAGGGCCTTGGCCTGCTGGATACGGAAACTTCCTTTGGAGAATACAAGAAGATGACCACCCAGGTTCGCAAGGAGGTCGTTGCCGAAGGGCCCATATTCAAACACATCAAAGGCCAGGAGGTATGGGGTTACGAGATACACATGGGCACTACAAAGACCCCCAAAACGGTTTTTGGCAATGATGGCAGTATCGATGACAGCGGTACTGTTGTGGGTACCTACCTTCACGGCCTTTTCGAGAATGCGAATGTCAGGCATGCTCTCATGATATACCTTGCAGAGAAAAAAGGTGTTGAATATATCCCCGAGGTTGTGACGACCGAAGAAGAAGCCTATGAAGAGCTTGCAGGAGTTGTGGAGAGTTGTCTTGACATGAAGAAGATATATGAAATGATAGAAGAACAAGACCAGCGTTAG
- a CDS encoding precorrin-8W decarboxylase — protein sequence MTELLHVSGGPTKPEIIAISLSKLDLKNGDSFFDIGCGTGAVSIEASKMVRDLKIHAIDAREEAIEVARTNFRSFNIENVTLYSGESSNILSKQPVGSIGCAFIGGTKNISRVLEVLAEKKARSIVVNAVRIETVVNVINKLKELGLFDEVLHIIVSRGAPLTGETMFKPENPVYVIIGRSAEDQHNNSC from the coding sequence ATGACTGAACTTTTGCATGTAAGTGGCGGACCTACAAAACCCGAGATAATTGCAATATCCCTATCTAAACTTGATTTAAAAAATGGGGATAGTTTTTTCGATATTGGCTGCGGTACAGGTGCTGTATCCATCGAAGCCAGCAAGATGGTGCGTGATCTGAAGATTCATGCCATCGACGCCAGGGAAGAGGCAATCGAGGTCGCAAGGACCAATTTCAGGTCTTTCAACATAGAGAATGTAACTCTTTATTCAGGTGAATCCTCCAATATCCTGAGCAAACAGCCGGTTGGCAGTATCGGCTGTGCATTCATCGGCGGTACGAAGAATATCTCCCGGGTGCTTGAGGTCCTTGCAGAGAAGAAGGCCAGAAGCATCGTGGTGAATGCGGTCAGGATAGAAACAGTCGTAAATGTAATAAACAAGTTAAAAGAACTTGGCTTATTCGATGAGGTGCTGCACATTATAGTGTCGCGTGGTGCGCCGCTGACAGGTGAGACGATGTTCAAGCCTGAGAATCCTGTATACGTTATTATAGGCAGGTCGGCCGAAGATCAGCACAACAACAGTTGTTAG
- a CDS encoding cobalt-precorrin-2 C(20)-methyltransferase, protein MLVGVGLGPGDPELLTLKAVETLKKSYKVYVPGRLAAELVAPYAEAEIMDFPMLTDYNVLNAVWKKNAEMIAEESRDNLVSFGLIGDPNFFSTFTHLKRVMKRLYPNVETSTIPGISSITSFAAQTGAEVDASFEVSDGSDSKYKIRLKASRPLEIIDSFKKEGYSKFTFAERLFSPDEVIITEQENIPEKGNYFSIIFAEKE, encoded by the coding sequence ATGCTTGTTGGAGTAGGACTTGGACCCGGTGACCCGGAACTTCTGACATTGAAAGCTGTCGAAACACTCAAAAAGAGCTACAAGGTCTACGTTCCCGGCCGCCTTGCAGCAGAACTGGTAGCACCCTATGCGGAAGCCGAGATAATGGACTTCCCCATGCTGACCGATTATAATGTGCTCAATGCAGTCTGGAAGAAGAACGCTGAGATGATAGCTGAGGAATCAAGAGATAACCTTGTTTCCTTTGGTCTTATCGGGGATCCTAATTTTTTCTCCACCTTCACTCACCTCAAGCGCGTGATGAAGAGGCTGTATCCTAATGTAGAGACCTCGACAATTCCGGGTATCAGTTCGATAACCTCCTTTGCCGCACAAACCGGTGCAGAGGTGGATGCTTCTTTTGAGGTAAGTGACGGGTCTGACAGCAAGTATAAGATCAGGTTGAAGGCCAGCAGACCTCTTGAGATCATAGATTCCTTCAAAAAGGAAGGCTACAGCAAATTCACTTTTGCAGAACGGCTCTTCAGTCCTGATGAAGTGATTATCACGGAACAGGAAAATATTCCGGAGAAAGGTAATTATTTCAGCATTATCTTCGCGGAAAAGGAGTGA
- a CDS encoding precorrin-4 C11-methyltransferase / cobalt-factor II C20-methyltransferase, with translation MTNNKVYFVGSGPGNEKYITVAGRELLEEADLVIYAGSLVNPKVLDYSKGEKIDSYGLTLDETNKLILDSLRADKKVVRLHSGDPSLYGSIVEQMEELKNAGVEIEIIPGVSSVFATAAALQTQLTLNNVSETLIITRPAGQTLEKDKIKELSRHNATMAVFLGTQKIEEIMEKVEYPPETPVAVVFHASWPDQKIIKGTVADIAGKVKEAGVKRSAMILIGGVVDPVNYGRSYLYGVAQEPLS, from the coding sequence ATGACGAACAATAAGGTATATTTTGTAGGTTCCGGTCCGGGCAATGAGAAATATATAACAGTTGCAGGCCGTGAACTTCTGGAAGAGGCGGACCTGGTTATATATGCAGGCTCACTTGTGAATCCAAAAGTACTTGATTACTCTAAAGGGGAAAAGATCGACAGTTATGGCCTGACCCTGGACGAGACCAACAAGCTCATACTTGACAGCCTCAGAGCCGACAAGAAAGTAGTCCGGCTGCACAGCGGTGACCCGTCTCTATACGGATCTATTGTGGAGCAGATGGAAGAGTTAAAGAATGCCGGTGTGGAAATTGAGATCATACCCGGTGTGTCTTCCGTCTTCGCCACTGCTGCCGCATTGCAAACACAGCTGACACTTAACAATGTCTCTGAGACACTTATTATCACACGCCCGGCAGGACAGACCCTGGAAAAGGACAAGATAAAGGAACTCTCCAGACATAATGCGACCATGGCTGTTTTCCTGGGAACCCAGAAGATCGAAGAGATCATGGAAAAGGTCGAGTACCCGCCCGAGACTCCAGTGGCAGTAGTCTTCCACGCCTCATGGCCTGACCAGAAGATAATAAAGGGAACGGTGGCCGATATTGCAGGCAAGGTCAAAGAAGCAGGTGTCAAACGCTCAGCTATGATACTCATTGGCGGAGTTGTAGATCCTGTGAACTATGGGAGGTCTTACTTATACGGAGTGGCACAAGAACCGCTGTCATAA
- a CDS encoding cobalamin (vitamin B12) biosynthesis CbiG protein codes for MYGKDVFSKAFEEYDSIVAVFATGIVVRDIAPLIQDKWKDPAVVVVDSNMNFAISLLGGHHGGNELVRKISEIGPIPVITTATEVHNRNSVEGIAKSLGCDIVNKPSTVQVNCALLEQDVEVLEIKGPRIVIVGDDVSVLKREKAENS; via the coding sequence ATGTACGGGAAGGATGTCTTCAGTAAAGCATTTGAGGAATATGACTCCATAGTGGCGGTCTTTGCCACGGGGATAGTCGTGCGCGATATCGCACCACTCATCCAAGACAAGTGGAAGGACCCGGCGGTAGTGGTTGTGGATTCAAACATGAATTTCGCCATTTCCCTGCTTGGGGGCCACCACGGAGGTAATGAGCTGGTCCGAAAGATCTCCGAGATCGGGCCGATTCCTGTCATCACGACCGCGACCGAAGTGCATAATCGCAATTCGGTTGAAGGCATCGCTAAATCCCTGGGCTGTGATATCGTTAACAAGCCCTCCACAGTGCAGGTCAACTGTGCCCTGCTTGAGCAGGATGTGGAAGTCCTTGAGATAAAAGGGCCCCGAATAGTTATTGTCGGCGATGATGTGTCCGTCCTGAAAAGAGAGAAGGCAGAAAACTCATGA
- a CDS encoding cobalamin biosynthesis protein G, with amino-acid sequence MIIGIGARRGVSSQEAIDAVHNALAELGRDIADVQMLASAKLKENEEGLHEASNILGIELRFIDHDELNRYDAPSDSQAKRFGLTGVAEPAALALSEKKELILRKKVYGRITIAIAE; translated from the coding sequence ATGATAATAGGTATCGGAGCCCGCAGGGGTGTCAGCAGTCAGGAAGCAATAGATGCTGTGCATAATGCCCTGGCAGAACTTGGAAGGGACATCGCTGATGTGCAGATGCTTGCCTCCGCAAAGTTGAAAGAGAATGAAGAGGGTCTTCATGAGGCATCAAATATCCTTGGGATCGAATTAAGGTTCATAGATCACGATGAATTGAACAGGTATGATGCGCCGTCTGATTCGCAGGCAAAACGCTTCGGGCTTACAGGTGTGGCAGAACCGGCTGCACTGGCGCTATCGGAAAAAAAAGAACTTATACTAAGGAAGAAAGTTTATGGTAGGATCACAATCGCAATCGCAGAGTGA
- a CDS encoding precorrin-3 methyltransferase, giving the protein MVGSQSQSQSEASGKGRLYIIGIGPGSVEHLTVKAREVILNSDYVVGNGTYLDQMASLLDKQNIVRSAMGKEVDRARKAVELAQGNVVSMISGGDANIYGMAGLVLEVAEHANLNVEIEVLPGVTAITAAASVLGAPIVNDFCTVSLSDLLTPWEVIEKRLDAAASADFVMSLYNPKSRQRNSNFSRAIEIIRRHKDDSVPVGLVKNALRDTDQDYIVTTLGEVLDHNDWVDMSTTILITTNDSRIWDTSYGKRIITPRGYHRKYDY; this is encoded by the coding sequence ATGGTAGGATCACAATCGCAATCGCAGAGTGAGGCATCCGGGAAAGGAAGGCTGTACATTATAGGTATAGGCCCAGGCTCCGTGGAACACCTTACAGTAAAGGCAAGAGAGGTCATACTGAATTCCGATTATGTCGTCGGTAACGGTACCTATCTTGATCAGATGGCAAGTCTGCTGGACAAGCAGAACATTGTCCGCAGCGCAATGGGTAAGGAAGTAGACCGTGCACGTAAAGCAGTGGAGCTTGCACAGGGTAACGTGGTTTCCATGATCAGCGGCGGAGATGCCAATATCTATGGCATGGCGGGCCTTGTGCTTGAGGTCGCAGAGCACGCAAACCTCAATGTCGAGATAGAGGTGCTACCAGGTGTAACAGCTATCACCGCCGCAGCCAGTGTCCTCGGTGCGCCTATTGTCAACGATTTCTGTACCGTGAGCCTCAGTGACCTGCTGACTCCCTGGGAAGTCATTGAGAAAAGGCTTGACGCAGCAGCTTCAGCAGATTTTGTCATGTCTCTCTACAACCCCAAGAGCCGCCAGCGTAATTCTAATTTCTCACGGGCTATCGAGATCATCAGGCGCCATAAGGACGATTCCGTGCCTGTAGGCCTTGTAAAGAACGCCCTGAGGGACACGGACCAGGATTACATTGTCACAACCCTTGGCGAGGTACTTGATCATAACGACTGGGTGGACATGAGCACCACCATCCTTATCACTACTAACGACTCCCGTATATGGGACACGTCGTATGGTAAGAGGATAATCACTCCAAGGGGGTATCACAGGAAATATGACTACTGA
- a CDS encoding Precorrin-8X methylmutase CbiC/CobH: MTTESKKTDVGIEDLVEMTTEIDPELIAICNDLGSQTDEAKAIYMTSRNIARKLVGDETLEDKVKQRCVTSTGDPAVADIMRFVNDPIKAGMEAIKKGAPILVDINMVKAGITKRGHNCEIICVLDKDEDAELAKKYGITRTAAGFLKCRDILEGSIVAIGNAPSAAFAVCRMIEHGIRPAVIVGTPVGFVNAAESKEAVRSIDVPSITCVGTRGGTPMAVACVNELVAIANDDECVID; this comes from the coding sequence ATGACTACTGAATCCAAAAAGACCGATGTGGGTATCGAAGATCTTGTGGAAATGACTACTGAGATCGACCCGGAGCTCATTGCTATCTGTAATGACCTTGGTTCACAGACCGATGAGGCAAAGGCTATCTACATGACAAGCCGCAACATCGCCCGCAAACTTGTGGGAGACGAGACATTAGAGGATAAAGTTAAACAGCGCTGTGTAACCTCAACAGGTGACCCGGCAGTTGCAGACATCATGCGCTTTGTGAACGACCCTATCAAAGCCGGTATGGAAGCAATCAAAAAAGGAGCTCCGATCCTGGTTGATATCAACATGGTCAAGGCAGGCATTACCAAGAGAGGTCACAACTGCGAGATAATCTGTGTACTCGATAAGGATGAGGATGCAGAACTTGCCAAAAAGTACGGCATAACAAGGACCGCAGCAGGTTTTCTGAAATGCAGGGACATACTTGAAGGTTCAATTGTTGCCATAGGCAATGCACCATCTGCTGCATTTGCAGTATGCAGGATGATAGAGCACGGCATCAGACCGGCTGTCATTGTGGGCACACCCGTGGGCTTTGTCAATGCCGCAGAGTCCAAGGAAGCTGTCAGGAGCATAGACGTTCCTTCCATCACATGTGTCGGAACACGTGGCGGCACGCCAATGGCAGTTGCATGTGTCAATGAGCTCGTTGCCATTGCAAATGATGATGAATGTGTTATTGATTAA
- a CDS encoding c-type cytochrome biogenesis protein — MFNDTLTLDPFASFFAGIVSVLSPCVLPLLPIILAYSAGEGKFRPFAIVIGLSLSFTLMGVVASAFGAVFQSYIQGFRILAELLIIVFGLAMLMDYDLFGTFARYSGNLHVEKKGIFGGLLVGASLGIVWIPCVGPILGAILTSVAIQGDITYGTTHLIIYSMGFAVPMLIIAYFANLSSSKLSEISKYDVKLKKLTGLVLVLAGLWMVYNNHIVYL, encoded by the coding sequence ATGTTCAACGATACTCTTACACTGGACCCGTTTGCATCATTTTTCGCTGGCATTGTGAGTGTGCTGTCACCGTGTGTACTCCCCTTGCTCCCGATCATTCTGGCATATTCTGCCGGAGAGGGGAAGTTCAGGCCTTTTGCCATAGTTATAGGTCTCAGCCTTTCATTCACACTCATGGGAGTAGTTGCCTCTGCCTTTGGTGCAGTCTTTCAGTCATATATCCAGGGTTTCAGGATACTGGCAGAACTTCTCATTATAGTATTTGGCCTTGCAATGCTTATGGATTATGACCTTTTCGGCACCTTTGCCAGATATAGCGGAAACCTGCATGTTGAAAAAAAAGGTATCTTTGGCGGTTTGCTTGTTGGTGCTTCACTGGGAATTGTGTGGATCCCCTGTGTTGGGCCCATACTTGGGGCAATACTCACAAGCGTGGCCATTCAGGGAGACATCACTTACGGTACAACACACCTTATCATCTACTCTATGGGTTTTGCCGTACCTATGCTGATCATTGCATATTTTGCCAACCTTTCTTCTTCAAAGCTGAGTGAAATATCAAAGTATGATGTCAAGCTGAAGAAACTCACGGGCCTTGTGCTTGTACTTGCAGGTTTGTGGATGGTGTACAATAATCATATTGTTTACCTGTAA
- a CDS encoding thioredoxin yields the protein MGDINAALESGAVLVEIGSERCPTCKAQMPIMEDIAAEYEGRASVMYIDTAKVGALGFGVRYVPDSFVIVGIENKTYVYMRPDGQTTTNREEARFVGLTRKAVLTQTLDHALEELNRSSLQV from the coding sequence TTGGGCGACATCAATGCAGCGCTGGAATCAGGAGCTGTGCTTGTTGAGATTGGCTCTGAGAGATGCCCTACGTGCAAAGCACAGATGCCTATCATGGAGGACATCGCTGCAGAATATGAGGGTAGAGCAAGTGTTATGTACATTGATACGGCAAAGGTCGGCGCGTTAGGATTTGGCGTGAGATACGTACCAGATTCATTTGTTATAGTTGGTATTGAGAACAAAACTTATGTTTACATGAGACCCGATGGACAGACTACCACTAACAGGGAAGAAGCAAGATTTGTGGGACTTACAAGAAAAGCAGTGCTTACACAAACACTTGACCATGCACTCGAAGAGCTTAACAGGTCCAGCCTGCAGGTATAA
- a CDS encoding 5-amino-6-(5-phosphoribosylamino)uracil reductase, with product MERPFIFINSAMSADGKISTKQRKQVRISGKEDFDRMDALRASSDAIMVGIGTLLADNPSLTVKSPKRRLERKEAGLEENPVRIVVDSKARTPLDADIFIKGEGMRIIVVSSSAPADRVERLRQKATIVCAGDSEVDLPATMGELKALGINRLMVEGGATLNWGLLSGGLVDEIYTFVGNLIIGGKTAPTFADGEGFVESDIVKLELMTAERMEDGVLLKWKVSHD from the coding sequence ATGGAAAGACCTTTCATATTCATCAATTCCGCAATGTCGGCCGACGGAAAGATATCCACAAAGCAAAGGAAGCAGGTAAGGATATCAGGAAAAGAGGATTTTGACAGGATGGATGCTTTAAGGGCCTCCTCTGATGCCATCATGGTGGGCATTGGGACACTGCTGGCAGATAATCCAAGCCTTACCGTCAAATCTCCTAAAAGGAGGCTTGAGCGCAAAGAGGCAGGGCTGGAAGAGAACCCGGTCAGGATCGTTGTAGACAGCAAGGCGAGAACCCCTCTGGATGCAGATATATTCATCAAGGGAGAAGGCATGCGGATAATAGTGGTATCCAGTTCCGCGCCTGCTGACCGTGTCGAAAGGCTTCGGCAGAAAGCGACCATTGTCTGTGCAGGTGATAGTGAAGTAGATCTTCCTGCAACCATGGGAGAACTGAAAGCTCTGGGGATAAACAGGCTGATGGTCGAAGGCGGAGCCACCCTCAACTGGGGACTTCTCTCTGGCGGCCTGGTGGATGAGATATATACCTTTGTTGGTAATCTTATAATAGGCGGTAAGACAGCTCCGACTTTTGCAGATGGTGAAGGGTTCGTTGAAAGTGACATCGTTAAACTGGAACTGATGACAGCTGAGAGAATGGAAGATGGTGTTCTCCTGAAATGGAAAGTATCACATGATTAA
- a CDS encoding CBS domain-containing protein produces the protein MPKNVKVMDIMRTDVAYATLPGSRDEVHSLLKDKRVSGVPVLKDGKVVGIVSRANLLKNPEEEQLALLMTRNPLTIEPHVDITVASKTLLENNIRRLPVVEDGKLVGILSVADIIAVLADMNITEHVGQYLNPVSVPVWTDTPLNVVARIMELAKTKAVPVIDSHLEVVGIITDRDIINASVIEDTVEMSDRSNGSDDDEWTWESMRDTMSIYYSVSRVKVPSVPAMDIMVKDLVKAAYISGVSECALKMKRNRIDQIPIVNANQRFLGLLRDRNLLRAIVNGD, from the coding sequence ATGCCAAAGAATGTAAAAGTTATGGACATTATGAGGACAGATGTCGCCTATGCAACCCTTCCGGGTTCAAGAGATGAAGTCCATAGTTTACTTAAAGATAAGAGGGTATCAGGAGTTCCTGTCCTGAAGGATGGCAAGGTCGTAGGTATAGTCAGCCGGGCAAACCTGTTGAAGAACCCGGAGGAGGAACAACTGGCTTTGCTGATGACACGCAACCCCCTAACTATTGAGCCGCATGTAGACATAACTGTTGCATCTAAGACCCTTCTTGAGAACAACATCAGAAGGCTTCCTGTTGTTGAAGATGGTAAACTTGTTGGAATATTATCAGTTGCTGACATTATAGCAGTGCTTGCTGATATGAATATTACCGAGCATGTCGGGCAATACCTGAATCCGGTTTCAGTGCCTGTGTGGACAGACACCCCACTGAACGTTGTTGCGAGGATCATGGAACTTGCAAAAACAAAAGCTGTCCCGGTCATTGACAGCCACCTTGAAGTAGTTGGCATAATTACTGACAGGGACATAATTAACGCAAGTGTCATCGAGGACACCGTAGAAATGTCTGACAGGTCCAATGGTTCGGACGATGACGAGTGGACATGGGAATCCATGAGGGATACCATGAGCATCTATTACAGCGTATCAAGAGTAAAGGTTCCTTCGGTGCCTGCTATGGATATCATGGTCAAGGACCTCGTAAAGGCTGCTTATATATCCGGGGTCAGCGAGTGTGCACTTAAGATGAAGCGCAACAGGATCGATCAGATCCCTATCGTTAACGCGAACCAGAGATTCCTGGGCCTTTTAAGGGACCGCAACCTCCTGAGAGCTATTGTGAACGGTGACTGA